The following proteins are encoded in a genomic region of Gemmatimonadaceae bacterium:
- a CDS encoding enoyl-CoA hydratase/isomerase family protein: MPDLTISRSQTADGEVDVAITDAIATVRFTHPKGNSLPAALLARLASEIHRLGTQNEVRVIVLRSGDTGGSPFCAGASFDELRSIRDAAGGKEFFMGFARVILAMTRCPKVIIARVHGKTVGGGVGLVAAADYAMAVESASIRLSELAVGIGPFVVGPVIQKKIGLGGFGAMAIDADWRTARWAEEFGLYAKVFDSVNALDSGLDSFARKLARSNPQALAQLKAIFWQGTDDWDRLLESRAEMSGTLVLSDFTRNAIAAFDQGARS; encoded by the coding sequence TCGCAAACCGCCGACGGCGAGGTGGACGTCGCCATCACCGATGCGATCGCCACCGTTCGCTTCACGCATCCCAAGGGCAACTCGCTGCCCGCCGCCCTGCTCGCTCGACTCGCGTCCGAGATTCACCGACTCGGAACGCAGAACGAGGTGCGCGTGATCGTCCTCCGGAGCGGCGACACGGGGGGTAGCCCGTTCTGTGCCGGCGCATCGTTCGATGAGCTGAGGAGCATCCGCGACGCCGCTGGCGGTAAGGAGTTTTTCATGGGCTTCGCGCGCGTGATCCTCGCGATGACGCGGTGCCCCAAGGTGATCATCGCGCGGGTGCACGGAAAAACCGTCGGCGGAGGTGTCGGCCTCGTCGCGGCGGCCGACTATGCGATGGCCGTGGAATCGGCATCGATACGATTGAGCGAGCTCGCGGTGGGAATCGGCCCGTTCGTCGTCGGACCGGTCATCCAGAAGAAGATTGGCCTCGGCGGTTTTGGCGCCATGGCAATCGACGCCGATTGGCGAACGGCTCGTTGGGCGGAGGAATTCGGTCTCTACGCGAAGGTGTTCGACAGCGTGAACGCGCTCGATAGCGGCCTCGATTCCTTCGCTCGCAAGCTCGCACGATCGAACCCGCAAGCGCTCGCGCAGCTGAAAGCAATCTTCTGGCAAGGCACCGATGACTGGGATCGGTTGCTCGAGTCGCGGGCCGAGATGAGCGGAACGCTGGTGCTGTCCGATTTCACGAGGAACGCGATTGCGGCGTTCGATCAAGGCGCGAGGAGCTAA